The genomic stretch GGTTCGCATTAGTAACAACAGCCAGTACATGGTTACTGGCCTTGGCTTACCGAAACACCAAGTTTCAATTAAAGCATCGTGTCGCTGTCCGACGAGAGGATGCAGTCGCCCGTGAGATGGCCAGGAAGTTggctgaagaaaaaaaaatgagcaGGAAAGAGAAAGATGAGAGgtatttcctttaaaaatgtACTTCTTTACAAATAACATTAAGATATTTCTATTACCCGATAAAATGAGTATAAATATATCaagttacttttaatacaaACAGTGGcatagctatcgtagggccaggtggtgcaatGCACCAGGGCCCCTGGTGTTCAGGCAGCCCTTTAAAGTAAACCTTAAGATTCTGAAGCTaggaaaatatatcaataattttaaaggttaattattagttaaagagggatgggaaagaggggatGAGGGCccaattctttttctatgcactggGGCCCTTTGTCAGCTAGCTGTGGCACTGAATACAAAAGCaattgtgtatatgtatattgtacttTTACCATCTTTTATTTCAGAATTCTGTGGAAAAAGAATGAGGTGGCAGACTATGAAGCAACAACTTTCTCAATTTTCTACAACAATGCTCTTTTCTTGACGATTGTTATTCTTAGCAGCTTCTACTTGCTGCGCACATTTACACCAACAGTGtatcctttttaaaattatcttattagAAATAACAGTGCCTATTTGGCATTTACATCATAATCaagtaagaaataatattataataaactactaTATACACCAACAATTAATGAAAAGTTTATGAAACAATTGAAGAGGATCAATTTTATtaagcttatttatatatttatttaaaatttgctttTCCCTTtggaaattacataattattcaaatagcagtgcttatttttatattttggacCTTGATTatgatcatattatatttatgtgataAAATGTATTTCCTTAATGCTTGCACAGTAACTACATTGTTTCCCTCACAGCAGCTTCTGGTCTCCTGGCTCTGCTGTCTACGGGTAGCAAGTGAAGACTGATTATATGAACACAATGATTTTCTACTATAGTGCATAGGTTACTCAGAttctaaattattaagaaatgcACCAATGCCtatgatgttttgttttttacaatgaatttataacttaaaaagaaataggaataaataaaatagatttaaacagtcttttgttttatttacaatcatTCAGAACAATGAACTAATATAACCTTACATCTAGAAATATAACTAATTGGaactaaataatacatattctcAAGGGGTGGGTCACATAATGTTAAAATCACaatgttaaattttacaatagaaattgttaaaatataatatatagtcaatttttaaatctcatttttttattataaatttggaagcatatattttttaaattatatactaactACATAGTTGTTATATGTGGTATaaggtaaattatttatgatgattaaaatttgtgttctattttgctttgataattttaagtgaaatttAAGATGATTTAGATTGTCATAGATTTGTCTACAAAAGCTTTTCTTTATAACAGTAAGTACTTTTCAAAAGCAGATAttgtattaacataattataacaataacgaCTTTCAAGAGTTtgagattaatattaattgcgaCCTATGTATGAATTgaatatgattataaaaaagtagaatgcgaaattatacaatttaaagtaatttatagtttcaaattgttaatattaaaattaactgcGGATTTAACTCTGCAAAATAAGTGTTCCGTATCATggctgtttaatatattttatactgaaaCTAGATTAACACTTTCACTTATATAACGCAAGCTCTCAATTATTCGAATTTATATGACAGTGCAGCTTGGAATAAGTTCACTAATACTATAGAGATAAGCCtacaatacttataattatacatgCTCAATACTGCCATAtgttttttaaagttacatttttttcaGGTTTTATGAGGAATACTTTAAGTGTAACCAGCCATGTCTTAAACACAACAAGACTTGGCCATCTTTGGCGTTTGCCCCCAAAGCATGGCACCCGAATTTTTTACACCCCTCGCACCACGGATTCACACATTCCTGCTTGTAAATAGGATCGATACATTTAATTCGTTATTAAACGAATACAAGTTAAAGTATAGGAAAAGTGATAGATACTAGCCTACTTTGATACTTCGACACTCGATGGGATACAATCATATCTATAATTTGGCATTGGGTAATAACAATCCTTAACTAGGTATGCCAAGTTTCATATCTCTGGCTTATATCGTTCATATCAGAAATACTGCGATAGAAgcgttgtaataaaaaagttaatgttCCGTTATCAAATTTGGTAGAGAATGCTAATAACGCATAACAATTACCAAGTAGTGACTAGCAGTTGCACTGTCAAATCTCACTGTTCGCGTTGGAACGCTGGTTTGCCAGAGGCTCAGTACATCATGCCGACGTGCAACGGCTCTGTCCGTTGGAAGAAGACGTTGGGGTTGCTGCTGAAGGTGGGCTCTACGCTCGTGTACACGTTGCCCTCCTCCGGACGCATCATCACGCCTGTAAATTGTATAGATGTTAGttctttgtaaataaaagtaaaatctacctacatttactaaaaaaagttatatgacCACTGAATTCAGTCTATTGGTGACTGTTctggtatattattattatttaattctggACTCGTCACCCTCATCAAGATAAATTACACTAAGTTTTTAAAGTAACgctaatagaaaatattaaatttcaatatacctATGTAACAAAACATAGCTTATGATTATATAGACTATAACAAGGTTTTCTAAGATATGTTTTGTGAAAATTTATGGAtttcgagttttttttttattggcatGTAAAATTATGTACCTTTTAAAcccattattataaattataaataaagtacataaataaaaccgaAAAAGGTGATTTTGTACAACCaagatttaatgataatattaaggTCCAGTTAGTTCGGATATAGAATGATAGTGTGCTTCTAATAATAGGTATAAATTTATTGATCTTTTTAGTGTATAAAATCTATTCAGTtaggtatgttttattttaatatatttcaattgaagCATTTAagaaacttatattaaatataagaatctTGAATGATGATTCTCATCTGATCTCGTATAATTTTTCGTCGAAGCTTcaacattatatttgtattacaaCAGGGAAATTTTTAAAGGTACGTGCGTGCTcgtcgatgaaggaaaacatcgtgagggaaactgcatgtgtctaataataattagattctGCCACACATGTATGAGGTGGAATCTCTAAAcctttcctcaaagggagaggagatctTTGCCAAGCAACATTTTAAGACTGATATTACTAAATACTAACTATGAGTTTCCAAATTAAAGACAATATAAACGAAATTGTTCGTTTTTCTTACGTTTTGTATCctgctttaaaattaataatacctcTGTATTTTTGTCGTTATAATTACAGGCATTATTTTTCATAGGTACATcacgtattaattttattcaataaaaacatctgaatttacttatattttgaaaGTGTTGTTACCTGGCGGTAGAAGGTAATGATAAGGCGGAAAATTGTAGTGATAATGCGTTAGTGGGTGCAGTGGGTAGTGCGGCGGAGGACACAGTGAGCGTGCGTGCAGGAGTGAACCAGCGAATTTAGCTCCGAATGGATCTGCAAAAGTAAAGTTTTTGAATCTGCTGTATAATCCCAGTGCGTAAAAGCGCTAGTTCTCACTTATTAGCGCATTTTAGATACTTAACTAACCGGCTGGCTGAGCAGGGGGTTCCTTGCGGTCGAGCATAGGTGGCAGTGCTGGCCCAGGAGCTGCAGCCGACACCATACCATACTTGACTGGTTTGAAATGGAAAAAAGAGGGGGAGTAACCGGAACCACCCGCACCTATTGAACTGAGTCCCTCTTCTCGGTCTGCATCCCATCGACCCTCTCGACCTAATGCCGCTAGACGCCGTCCTTTTGGCGCAAACATTAGCGCAAATACTACAACACATGTGCCTATTAATCCTGCTGCAACACATGCTTCTCGATGTTGTTCCGGTGCTCCTAGGGCTGCTGCTATCCAACAGATCCACACTGCGGCAGTTGCACCTCCAGCTCCTGCAATGTGTGTCGCTTCTCTGTAGTTGTCGCGTATACCCCGCGATCGCAGAGCTACTCCACAAACGACTGCGATTAAAAATGCTGCATAGCACAATGAAAGCAGTAAGTCTGATAGAGGTGAATCACATTTTGATGCTCCAAATGTCACTCGTGGGGGTGAACCACCTAACCATTGCGCACCAATTGCCACTTGGATCATtacagcaaaaaataataacaatcctTGGTAAGCTGCAGGTAAGTATACTCCACCGTTTAAACTTAATAAGAAGACACATTTTACGAGAAGCGATGCAAACACAATTACGTAGGCAACGCCTGTGCCAAATCTAACGGCACCGCAGGTAAATGCAGTGGGTGCAGCGGTAAACAGGGCAGCCGTAGCAGCACACGTAAACAATCCCAACAACAAGCTTTGTCCCAAAAGCAAGTGCCTTTGACTGGGTGCCTTTTTACTTGCTCCCCATACAATGAATGCTTCAAAACCACCAATCACGACCATGCTTGCACAAGCTAATGCTAATATAGGCACTGCCCAAGATTCATCTCTTAGTATGGTGACTTTGTGTGAAGGTGATATCTGAGTTGGCGTCGTATTCGAGGGCCGTATCGTTGATACAGTAACTGTGCGCGAGGTTGATGATGGTAAGGGAATAGGTGATGGGCGCTCAGGTATCACAAAATATTCGGTGCTCATTTCGAGGCGATGAGCTTCAGTACGCGTGGGTCGTCGAGGTGGACTTTGTTGTTGCTTTGTCTCTAAAGGCGGGTCATTTTCTTCATTATGATTGTCGTGCTCATCATAATCTTGTTCGTATAAATCGTCATCTTCATTGTCAACGTAGTGTTGAGCAGCAGGCGCATTGCGAGGTGCGTAAGGAGCGGGCACCCGGGGTGCCAGACGATCGCCAAATCGTGCTGCGCCAGCATCCGCAACAGTGGCCAGAAATGCCGTCACGAGTAGTGTGCGCACTGCTATGTTCGCCATCAGGCCGGGCCGGCCTTCAGCTGCCCGTTTTTCGTTGTCGACACATCCGCACTCGTCGCTTTGTCTCTGAAAGTGATAAACGTGCCGTCAGTCAGGCGACAAGGTGTCCGCTACAAGTCGCGACGTCCCGACTTCGCGATAACCAAACAAAGAATCTCCCGGTTAAACCGGTTTACTGGTCGCCTTGCACCTCTAGGCACCCTAACCtgctaatttaattttctttgtataatttttcgtttcgtaaaatttatatttttagctcAATCTATTTACACtgaagttttaaaaacattgttatcaaattgttttatgttttgtattattaaaataaaagaaatacctacatatatataaattattattatctataaaaatcaaTAGCAGTCGTCACAACTAAATGTGATATAATAAGTATGTTTTAGGAAAGTTAAAAGAGACGGTAGAGACAACAAGTTGATTATAAGTAAATCCTAAATACTTTCGTAATAAATACTTAGAAAGAAATAATAGAGAAATCGACTGTACGATAACTTGGTAATGTGGAAGCCCGTCTGAGTGGATATCAGTTAAGTCATCATTTATTATATCGCAATAGCAGAACATAACAAATAACaccaattacaatatttattaactgcATGTCGCGACTTTATACACataaaattcatacaaagtTACTGGTAACTGTTTACCCTTGTAACTTTGTATGAATTAATTTGGTAACCTATTTGCCCCCTCGGATTTGAAATTTTCAACAAATACCTACATatagcaattattaaaaaatgataatcCTATAATTTCTTATACATTTTTGatactttgttaaatattaacctGCGTAAAATCTGATTTATTTAAAGCTAAAccatagtatttaataaatttaaacattaaataaaacatttagttaagttacgtatattatttaaatacaagtatttgtaataatatattatgaatctTATATATCGTTCCGGTATCGAAGCGTATTTGAACGCAGTCACGCGACAGCTTCTTATACATAAGTCTATTTGTGGTGATGAAATTTACTTGTGTGTAGGTACAGAAATAGTATAGGAGACACAGGACTACGATCGTTGGTCCGACAGGGGCAACGAACGTATTAATTCTCATCCCCAAGGGACACTGTCGGTACAAGTGAGTTACCTGCGCATGGCAACAAGTTACTAGTTTccagttattataattttatttcttaaattcacATGGATTGAGTAAATTTTtcagacataaaaaaatattccatgaaCAGATTACTTAACTACGTAACTCacagaatattaaatttgaattaatctggtttaatttttttttaaacgacgcG from Vanessa cardui chromosome 12, ilVanCard2.1, whole genome shotgun sequence encodes the following:
- the LOC124534393 gene encoding metabotropic glutamate receptor 6 isoform X3; amino-acid sequence: MANIAVRTLLVTAFLATVADAGAARFGDRLAPRVPAPYAPRNAPAAQHYVDNEDDDLYEQDYDEHDNHNEENDPPLETKQQQSPPRRPTRTEAHRLEMSTEYFVIPERPSPIPLPSSTSRTVTVSTIRPSNTTPTQISPSHKVTILRDESWAVPILALACASMVVIGGFEAFIVWGASKKAPSQRHLLLGQSLLLGLFTCAATAALFTAAPTAFTCGAVRFGTGVAYVIVFASLLVKCVFLLSLNGGVYLPAAYQGLLLFFAVMIQVAIGAQWLGGSPPRVTFGASKCDSPLSDLLLSLCYAAFLIAVVCGVALRSRGIRDNYREATHIAGAGGATAAVWICWIAAALGAPEQHREACVAAGLIGTCVVVFALMFAPKGRRLAALGREGRWDADREEGLSSIGAGGSGYSPSFFHFKPVKYGMVSAAAPGPALPPMLDRKEPPAQPAG
- the LOC124534395 gene encoding translocon-associated protein subunit gamma produces the protein MSGKANKAFTKEEELLLQDFSRNVSTKSSALFYGNAFIVSAIPIWLFWRVHALEVSTSLAWFALVTTASTWLLALAYRNTKFQLKHRVAVRREDAVAREMARKLAEEKKMSRKEKDERILWKKNEVADYEATTFSIFYNNALFLTIVILSSFYLLRTFTPTVNYIVSLTAASGLLALLSTGSK
- the LOC124534393 gene encoding uncharacterized protein LOC124534393 isoform X1, with protein sequence MANIAVRTLLVTAFLATVADAGAARFGDRLAPRVPAPYAPRNAPAAQHYVDNEDDDLYEQDYDEHDNHNEENDPPLETKQQQSPPRRPTRTEAHRLEMSTEYFVIPERPSPIPLPSSTSRTVTVSTIRPSNTTPTQISPSHKVTILRDESWAVPILALACASMVVIGGFEAFIVWGASKKAPSQRHLLLGQSLLLGLFTCAATAALFTAAPTAFTCGAVRFGTGVAYVIVFASLLVKCVFLLSLNGGVYLPAAYQGLLLFFAVMIQVAIGAQWLGGSPPRVTFGASKCDSPLSDLLLSLCYAAFLIAVVCGVALRSRGIRDNYREATHIAGAGGATAAVWICWIAAALGAPEQHREACVAAGLIGTCVVVFALMFAPKGRRLAALGREGRWDADREEGLSSIGAGGSGYSPSFFHFKPVKYGMVSAAAPGPALPPMLDRKEPPAQPADPFGAKFAGSLLHARSLCPPPHYPLHPLTHYHYNFPPYHYLLPPGVMMRPEEGNVYTSVEPTFSSNPNVFFQRTEPLHVGMMY
- the LOC124534393 gene encoding uncharacterized protein LOC124534393 isoform X2; translation: MANIAVRTLLVTAFLATVADAGAARFGDRLAPRVPAPYAPRNAPAAQHYVDNEDDDLYEQDYDEHDNHNEENDPPLETKQQQSPPRRPTRTEAHRLEMSTEYFVIPERPSPIPLPSSTSRTVTVSTIRPSNTTPTQISPSHKVTILRDESWAVPILALACASMVVIGGFEAFIVWGASKKAPSQRHLLLGQSLLLGLFTCAATAALFTAAPTAFTCGAVRFGTGVAYVIVFASLLVKCVFLLSLNGGVYLPAAYQGLLLFFAVMIQVAIGAQWLGGSPPRVTFGASKCDSPLSDLLLSLCYAAFLIAVVCGVALRSRGIRDNYREATHIAGAGGATAAVWICWIAAALGAPEQHREACVAAGLIGTCVVVFALMFAPKGRRLAALGREGRWDADREEGLSSIGAGGSGYSPSFFHFKPVKYGMVSAAAPGPALPPMLDRKEPPAQPAGVMMRPEEGNVYTSVEPTFSSNPNVFFQRTEPLHVGMMY